A single genomic interval of Deinococcus fonticola harbors:
- a CDS encoding ABC transporter ATP-binding protein: protein MPQLHVENVTLQFGGVKALRDVSLIVPEGEIVSIIGPNGAGKTSMLNCISGFYHPTAGRITFGDHDLSKAAPNVVTSYGIARAFQNLELFRGMTVVENLLLARHTHLRYNLLQSILYYGKASKVEAFNRHYVEQIIDFMELEEYRHHHVGTLAYGVQKRVEVARALTLEPKLLLLDEPMAGMNVEEKEDMVRFILDIQRERGITVVLIEHDLGVVMDISDRVYVLDFGQLIAGGTPEEVSVNPKVIEAYTGVAEHEPAPHGENAPTNGQMVTV from the coding sequence ATGCCCCAGTTACACGTCGAAAACGTAACCCTGCAATTCGGCGGCGTGAAGGCGCTCAGAGACGTGAGCCTGATCGTTCCCGAGGGCGAGATCGTCAGCATCATCGGCCCCAACGGTGCCGGCAAAACCTCGATGCTCAACTGCATCAGCGGGTTTTACCACCCCACCGCCGGGCGCATCACCTTCGGCGACCACGACCTGAGCAAGGCCGCGCCCAACGTGGTCACCAGTTACGGCATTGCCCGCGCCTTCCAGAACCTGGAACTGTTCCGGGGCATGACCGTGGTCGAGAACCTGCTGCTGGCCCGCCACACCCACCTGCGCTACAACCTGCTGCAAAGCATCCTGTACTACGGCAAAGCCAGCAAAGTCGAGGCGTTCAACCGGCACTACGTCGAGCAGATCATCGACTTCATGGAGCTGGAGGAATACCGTCACCACCATGTCGGCACGCTCGCTTACGGCGTTCAGAAGCGCGTGGAAGTGGCCCGTGCCCTCACCCTCGAACCCAAACTGCTGCTGCTGGACGAACCGATGGCGGGCATGAACGTCGAGGAAAAAGAGGACATGGTGCGCTTCATCCTCGACATTCAGCGCGAACGCGGCATCACCGTGGTGCTGATCGAACACGACCTGGGTGTGGTCATGGACATCAGTGACCGGGTGTACGTGCTGGACTTCGGTCAACTGATCGCGGGCGGCACGCCGGAGGAAGTCAGTGTGAACCCCAAAGTCATCGAAGCCTATACCGGCGTGGCCGAACACGAACCCGCCCCGCACGGCGAAAATGCGCCCACAAATGGGCAGATGGTGACGGTATGA